Proteins co-encoded in one Sporosarcina sp. FSL K6-1522 genomic window:
- a CDS encoding AAA family ATPase — MENNLSKLDDIKNALNVKFYEREAEIEAILIAILSRQHLLMIGPSGTAKSALAVELAKMIQGTKYFQWLLTRFSTPEELFGPLSLKDLEQGVYKRNTASKMPEVHVVFLDEIFKANSAILNSLLTIINERIFYNDGSPIPVPLMSVIGASNEYPEEGEGLEALFDRFLLRYEVDYIADDTNFTSMMKNAGKHGQMPTMTMEDLIHFQFLTDMVTIQDEVYSAIAKIRKELRDEGIRPSDRRFKQSLSVLQARALIRKRQVVSVEDVVILENALWETIDQKDTVSFIVRRHAEDTAIRAIDSIQNEANEVFNSIKQDNSIEAGMEAIQKMKALEADLNKLKGCYEGRDVEIDALLIKVKSMQQEILNAILEPMYYGTLHGKKEIEGSSGIHYKM; from the coding sequence ATGGAGAACAACCTTTCGAAATTAGATGACATTAAAAATGCGTTAAATGTTAAGTTTTATGAGCGTGAGGCTGAGATTGAAGCGATTCTTATAGCGATATTATCACGACAACATCTACTCATGATTGGTCCTTCAGGTACAGCAAAATCTGCATTAGCAGTAGAACTTGCAAAAATGATACAGGGCACAAAATATTTTCAATGGTTACTAACGAGGTTTAGTACACCTGAGGAATTATTTGGACCTTTATCGCTGAAGGACCTGGAACAAGGCGTATACAAGCGGAATACAGCATCAAAAATGCCGGAAGTACATGTAGTATTTTTAGATGAAATCTTCAAGGCGAACAGCGCTATTCTGAACAGTTTACTAACCATTATTAATGAAAGGATTTTTTACAATGACGGGTCCCCTATACCAGTCCCTTTGATGTCTGTAATCGGTGCTTCGAATGAATATCCGGAAGAAGGTGAAGGACTGGAAGCGTTATTCGATCGTTTTTTACTTCGATATGAGGTTGACTATATAGCAGATGATACGAATTTTACTTCTATGATGAAGAATGCAGGCAAACATGGGCAAATGCCAACCATGACAATGGAGGACTTGATACACTTTCAGTTCTTAACAGATATGGTGACCATCCAGGATGAAGTATACAGTGCTATTGCAAAAATTCGCAAAGAGTTGCGGGATGAGGGAATTCGACCATCGGATCGGCGGTTCAAGCAATCATTAAGCGTGCTGCAGGCGAGAGCGTTAATTCGTAAAAGACAAGTCGTGTCGGTAGAAGACGTTGTAATCCTCGAAAATGCTCTTTGGGAAACGATAGATCAAAAAGATACAGTTTCATTCATTGTTCGTAGACATGCGGAAGACACTGCTATCCGGGCAATCGATTCTATTCAAAATGAAGCAAACGAAGTGTTTAATTCGATAAAGCAGGATAATTCAATAGAAGCTGGAATGGAAGCAATTCAAAAAATGAAGGCTTTGGAGGCTGATTTGAATAAGTTGAAAGGGTGTTATGAAGGTAGGGATGTGGAAATTGACGCCTTACTTATTAAAGTGAAATCAATGCAACAAGAAATTCTAAACGCTATTTTAGAACCGATGTATTATGGTACGTTACATGGCAAAAAAGAAATCGAAGGGTCTTCTGGCATCCATTACAAAATGTGA
- a CDS encoding recombinase family protein yields MESREFGYVRVSAKDPNGNRQIESMKEIGIGDRDIFIDKQSGKNFDRENYQLMNGMMRKGDTPYIHSLD; encoded by the coding sequence TTGGAATCACGAGAGTTTGGTTATGTTCGTGTAAGCGCAAAGGATCCGAATGGAAATCGGCAGATTGAATCAATGAAAGAAATAGGAATCGGTGATAGGGATATATTCATAGATAAACAGTCGGGGAAAAACTTTGATCGTGAAAACTATCAACTGATGAATGGGATGATGAGGAAAGGTGATACTCCCTATATTCACTCACTTGATTGA
- a CDS encoding endospore germination permease, giving the protein MKGIGSISMLHVIFLTMTVIGLKNHVTILPPLLKTVGRDGWMSVILATIIILPWLFLLVYIHKKSNQEPIADWLKLKIGKIASSIILYIVAIYLIILAAFTMRETLQWVTTTFLPETPMVVLLIIYTLLCILLATTNLQTIAIVNVIVLAGVVVLGFFVAITNIQVKDHELLLPFFEHGFQPILKGIIYPASGFVELLLVLFLQHQIKGRIRWYHFAVMVFILMGLTIGPLNGAVMEFGPDEAAKQRFPAYEEWGLAAIGRFVEHLDFLSIYQWLTGAFIRMGLILFVVAEILKMTGNRKRILKTLAPPFFLINFVLFLMNDGLFLKFKGDYLLSITFFFFFFLSLILVIVAFFSNKSSKKVET; this is encoded by the coding sequence GTGAAGGGTATCGGATCAATCAGTATGCTACATGTCATTTTTCTAACGATGACGGTCATTGGGCTAAAAAATCATGTAACCATTCTTCCCCCATTATTAAAAACTGTAGGAAGAGATGGGTGGATGTCTGTCATATTGGCAACAATCATCATATTGCCATGGTTATTTCTGTTAGTTTATATTCATAAAAAATCCAACCAAGAGCCGATTGCGGATTGGTTAAAACTAAAAATAGGCAAGATTGCCTCCTCCATTATCCTCTATATTGTTGCTATTTATTTGATCATCCTTGCCGCTTTTACAATGAGGGAAACGTTACAATGGGTCACAACCACTTTTTTACCAGAAACGCCGATGGTGGTACTGTTAATCATCTATACACTTCTTTGTATCCTATTGGCCACAACAAATCTACAGACGATTGCGATTGTGAATGTCATTGTTCTAGCCGGAGTCGTTGTTTTAGGTTTTTTTGTAGCGATTACGAACATACAAGTGAAAGATCATGAGTTATTGCTCCCTTTTTTCGAACATGGGTTCCAACCTATACTGAAAGGAATCATCTATCCCGCTTCTGGATTTGTTGAGCTCCTGCTCGTACTCTTTTTACAACATCAAATTAAAGGTCGGATACGTTGGTACCACTTTGCGGTGATGGTTTTTATTTTAATGGGGTTAACGATCGGTCCGCTCAATGGTGCGGTGATGGAGTTTGGGCCCGATGAGGCAGCAAAGCAAAGATTTCCTGCTTATGAAGAATGGGGTCTTGCGGCAATTGGACGCTTTGTTGAACATCTTGATTTTTTGTCAATCTATCAATGGCTTACGGGTGCGTTTATAAGAATGGGGTTAATTTTATTTGTGGTAGCGGAAATATTAAAAATGACGGGAAATCGAAAGCGTATTTTGAAAACACTAGCCCCTCCATTTTTCTTAATAAACTTTGTACTATTTCTTATGAATGACGGTCTATTTCTGAAATTTAAAGGGGATTATTTATTGTCAATCACTTTTTTCTTTTTTTTCTTTTTATCCCTTATTCTCGTGATTGTTGCTTTCTTTTCAAATAAATCATCTAAGAAAGTCGAAACTTAA
- a CDS encoding spore germination protein, whose product MQSAETSMDINNLKELFQKSADVQFQAYTFRQYKVHFITCDAMIDQQLLNEVIIQRIQLVFDNREEKPLEATLLEQLHIPDINKLEEITEAISLVYTGHLLLYFEEDQLLFSSNIAKKPNRNPEETRMEVLVKGPRDNFIEDLSVNIALIRKRLPTNSLCVEKLELGKRSKTAVAILYFDDIADKEILNGIKTRLEKVDIDIVFSGDLLMERVNKSAKLFPRADYTGRPDTAVQSLVRGRFLILVDGVAYVVITPVNMFLLLKSSEDNESPVFFSSFERLLRLLGIGIGLLLPAFWLSLMTFHQNQMPLQLLATIIQSNMGLPLPAALEMLLMLLMFELFREAGLRLPSAIGGTISVVGGLIIGDAAIRAGVTSPAMIVIIAISTIATFTLVNQSLVTAIGLLRIIFILVTSFLGLFGFFMCIYFTLLYLANIRTFGVSYLNIATDLNWTTIKATLFRLPSNYYNERPNMLNPQDKTRTKEDEK is encoded by the coding sequence ATGCAATCGGCTGAAACATCAATGGATATCAACAACTTAAAAGAACTATTTCAGAAGTCAGCGGACGTGCAGTTTCAAGCGTATACCTTTCGTCAATATAAGGTGCATTTTATTACTTGTGACGCCATGATAGACCAGCAGTTGTTGAATGAGGTCATCATTCAACGAATTCAACTGGTTTTTGATAACCGAGAAGAAAAGCCACTAGAAGCAACTTTGCTGGAACAATTACACATTCCTGATATCAATAAATTAGAGGAGATAACAGAAGCCATTTCCCTGGTGTATACAGGCCATTTGCTGCTTTATTTTGAAGAGGATCAGCTCCTGTTTTCAAGCAATATTGCTAAAAAGCCGAATCGAAATCCTGAAGAGACAAGAATGGAAGTTCTCGTAAAAGGTCCGAGAGATAACTTTATTGAAGACCTTTCCGTTAATATCGCTTTAATACGAAAACGATTGCCTACGAATTCATTATGCGTAGAAAAATTAGAACTAGGAAAACGTTCAAAAACGGCTGTAGCTATTCTTTATTTTGATGATATTGCGGATAAAGAAATTTTGAATGGCATAAAAACCAGATTGGAAAAAGTTGATATCGATATTGTATTTAGTGGGGATTTATTAATGGAACGGGTGAATAAAAGTGCCAAGCTCTTTCCTAGAGCCGATTATACAGGTCGACCCGATACTGCTGTTCAATCACTTGTAAGAGGGCGATTTCTAATTCTTGTTGACGGGGTTGCGTATGTAGTAATCACGCCTGTAAATATGTTTTTATTGTTAAAATCGAGTGAAGATAATGAATCCCCTGTCTTTTTCAGTTCATTTGAGCGACTATTACGTCTGTTAGGCATTGGGATTGGCTTATTACTACCGGCGTTTTGGCTTTCTTTAATGACATTTCACCAAAATCAGATGCCATTACAATTACTTGCGACCATTATCCAATCGAATATGGGGCTTCCACTCCCTGCGGCACTTGAAATGCTACTTATGCTACTCATGTTTGAGTTGTTCCGAGAAGCTGGCTTACGTCTTCCATCTGCCATTGGAGGGACAATCAGTGTTGTCGGCGGATTGATTATTGGTGATGCCGCCATTCGGGCCGGTGTTACAAGCCCTGCGATGATTGTTATCATCGCCATTTCGACAATCGCGACATTTACGTTAGTCAACCAATCTCTTGTGACTGCAATCGGGCTATTACGCATTATTTTCATTTTAGTCACTTCATTTTTAGGTCTTTTCGGTTTTTTTATGTGCATTTATTTTACGTTGCTCTATTTAGCGAATATCCGAACTTTCGGGGTTTCTTACTTGAACATTGCGACTGATTTAAATTGGACAACCATTAAAGCCACTCTTTTTCGATTACCTTCCAACTACTACAATGAACGTCCAAATATGTTGAATCCACAGGATAAGACGCGGACCAAAGAGGATGAAAAATGA
- a CDS encoding Ger(x)C family spore germination protein, whose protein sequence is MNKKMIAMLILLMPILTSCWDVNEPERMLYIHGIGVDFEDGQYKVYSQIIDFSNTAKSDQPITKEIQSEVGSATGETIDEAFFELYHSIDQRVFWGHFSYLILSEEAMKNGRVNSIVDSFMRYRETRYQIWVYSTKDPVKDLLLVSPIINKAITLSKLGDPMNSFKQESFIEPLNFRELIIALNEPSYEARIPYVSITENWETVEGPNTSATLSGVGVITPNQFKGFITEEKVQGLQWMTNATKRGEVTVKLNSDEQSHLTMIIDKLQVKVKPIVENDNVTFDIDVKVDLTVSTIEEKITSSEIKKETAKQIKKEIEDTYEEGLKHDVDIYRLSEHLYRKDVKTWKRIQKDGKVELTKDSIHNLTVAVEKIESSRRSLRETIEK, encoded by the coding sequence ATGAATAAAAAAATGATTGCCATGCTTATTTTGCTTATGCCGATACTCACGAGTTGTTGGGATGTCAACGAGCCTGAAAGAATGCTCTATATTCATGGGATTGGTGTAGATTTTGAAGATGGTCAATACAAAGTATATAGTCAAATTATTGACTTTAGTAATACGGCAAAATCAGATCAACCAATCACCAAAGAAATTCAGTCCGAGGTTGGATCTGCTACAGGAGAAACAATAGATGAAGCATTTTTTGAATTGTATCATTCCATCGACCAGAGGGTTTTTTGGGGCCATTTTTCGTATCTTATTTTATCTGAAGAGGCAATGAAAAATGGAAGGGTAAATTCGATTGTCGACAGTTTTATGCGGTATAGAGAAACGAGATATCAAATTTGGGTGTACAGTACAAAAGATCCCGTAAAAGATCTACTGCTCGTGTCTCCTATCATCAATAAAGCCATTACGTTATCGAAGCTTGGTGATCCAATGAACTCATTTAAGCAAGAATCCTTTATAGAACCCCTCAATTTTCGTGAATTGATTATTGCACTGAATGAACCAAGTTATGAAGCACGTATTCCGTATGTTTCCATCACTGAAAATTGGGAAACGGTAGAAGGTCCGAATACTTCAGCCACACTATCAGGAGTTGGTGTTATCACTCCAAATCAGTTTAAAGGATTTATCACAGAAGAAAAGGTCCAAGGCCTGCAGTGGATGACGAATGCAACGAAAAGGGGAGAAGTGACTGTGAAGTTGAATTCGGACGAACAAAGTCACCTCACCATGATCATTGATAAACTTCAGGTAAAAGTGAAACCCATTGTGGAAAATGACAATGTGACATTCGATATTGATGTAAAAGTAGACCTGACGGTCAGTACAATTGAAGAGAAAATAACGTCTAGTGAGATTAAAAAGGAAACTGCAAAACAGATAAAAAAAGAAATTGAGGATACGTATGAAGAAGGACTAAAACACGATGTGGATATTTATCGCTTATCGGAGCACTTATATCGGAAAGACGTAAAGACATGGAAAAGAATACAAAAGGATGGGAAAGTTGAATTGACCAAGGATTCCATCCATAATCTTACCGTAGCAGTTGAAAAGATTGAATCGAGTAGGAGATCATTAAGGGAAACCATCGAGAAATGA
- a CDS encoding globin-coupled sensor protein, which yields MKIYNRLRFTNNQKSGIDFSQTQSVKIDVAKFPEVQKQIAMIHLTTYDLEILRHLKPHIGPFLTNAVDKFYKALAIEPSLMHIINANKGVDRLKTSLSRHLNEMFDGCIDMSYLQQRKVIAHVHVQIGLEPKWYMGAFESLFTEFSCFVENLSITTKEKIALIRAFNRILNLEQQLVLEAYEDEHEHRRVEETKLKATIKQKVLETTQELAAISEETSASLEQLSVESMVIRDFTSQSLTLVTDTEQKSHAGTDLLTDQTKQTEAVISSIQDLEKKMNQVQASANQIRDIVDLVTAIANQTNLLALNAAIEAARAGQHGTGFAVVATEVRKLSEDTKEAISNVTGLVGNTNEGIADMMQSISTMHNLIDNNAESNKHVTEAFDVIVQSMAGIKEQSEQSNAEIITISEILGEINKAVQVLAESSDGLINTIEDL from the coding sequence ATGAAAATATACAATCGTTTGCGCTTCACAAACAATCAAAAGTCTGGTATTGACTTTTCCCAAACTCAATCTGTCAAAATTGATGTTGCTAAGTTCCCAGAAGTCCAAAAACAAATTGCTATGATCCATTTAACTACGTACGATTTAGAAATTCTTCGACATCTAAAGCCGCATATCGGACCATTTCTTACAAATGCAGTCGATAAATTTTACAAAGCACTGGCCATCGAGCCCTCGTTAATGCACATTATTAATGCAAATAAAGGTGTAGATCGTTTAAAAACTTCACTATCACGCCATTTAAATGAAATGTTCGACGGTTGTATCGATATGAGCTATCTTCAGCAACGAAAAGTCATTGCACATGTACACGTCCAGATTGGATTAGAACCCAAATGGTATATGGGTGCTTTTGAATCTTTGTTTACGGAGTTCTCTTGCTTCGTTGAAAACTTGTCGATTACAACGAAAGAAAAAATAGCTTTGATACGCGCGTTCAATCGGATTTTAAATTTGGAACAGCAATTGGTACTAGAAGCCTATGAGGATGAGCATGAACACAGAAGAGTGGAAGAAACGAAATTAAAAGCAACCATCAAACAAAAAGTACTAGAAACTACCCAAGAGTTGGCTGCAATCAGTGAGGAAACAAGTGCTTCCCTTGAACAATTATCGGTTGAATCCATGGTGATTCGAGATTTCACTAGCCAGAGCCTGACCTTAGTGACCGATACGGAACAAAAATCGCATGCAGGCACAGATTTATTAACAGATCAAACAAAGCAAACCGAAGCAGTTATTAGCAGTATTCAAGACTTGGAGAAAAAAATGAACCAAGTACAAGCATCTGCCAATCAAATTCGAGATATCGTTGATTTAGTAACTGCCATAGCGAACCAAACAAACTTGCTCGCTTTAAATGCGGCCATTGAAGCAGCACGAGCGGGGCAACATGGAACTGGATTTGCCGTAGTTGCTACAGAAGTACGTAAACTCTCCGAAGACACAAAAGAGGCAATCAGCAACGTAACCGGTTTAGTAGGAAATACGAACGAAGGCATCGCTGACATGATGCAATCCATATCCACTATGCACAATCTGATTGATAATAATGCAGAAAGTAATAAGCATGTAACTGAGGCCTTTGACGTTATTGTCCAATCAATGGCTGGTATTAAAGAACAAAGTGAACAGTCAAACGCCGAAATAATCACCATTTCCGAAATTCTTGGCGAAATCAATAAAGCCGTCCAAGTACTAGCAGAATCCTCAGATGGACTTATAAATACGATTGAAGATCTTTAA
- a CDS encoding acyl-CoA dehydrogenase family protein has product MSLNTIEKQTKINYGKWENGNDANWYSDDPILTRYAKRYLSDSVFNYVEKAFKDTGALAAGAMDERAVHTDREGAPVLVRYNKKGEEINEIWYNEGYKQTVKDGYGTGVVAYRYDEKAPEKIPFVVNSILLYLMCETEPGFTCPVGLSQSTAFVLEKFGSEQQKAEYLSPLASWDSQKRLEGATSLTEIQGGSDVGAATTRAVKSGDHYLISGEKWFVSNCDADVMIVLARVNDKPSTKGLGLFIVPRTLSNGQRNNISILRLKDKLGVRAVASGELVFNEAIGYLIGDENAGFKYMAEALNVSRLATGLSGIAIARRAFLEAAIYTNHREAFGQSISRYPMVRETLVNMITEIEASWAILAQTMKLFDTTHTYDNKNEEDYAILRILLSLLKYRGSELGVSAAKDALELHGGNGYIENYVTPRLLRDAIVNPVWEGTANIQSLEILKMLQKVSGNGLIAKLQDVLKGIHLEEVKDMKTFFIEEVNRLEELIGHILKQDEYTQTALAKKLADAMFDVVSGVYLLEEAQYDVEKTGDGRRVLAVEQWVRIRFDRSADKGILSNFSISDEVFNTLVCFEEKKI; this is encoded by the coding sequence ATGAGTTTAAATACAATTGAAAAGCAGACTAAAATCAATTATGGAAAATGGGAAAATGGGAATGATGCGAATTGGTATAGTGATGATCCAATTTTAACGCGTTATGCTAAGCGTTATTTATCAGATTCGGTCTTTAACTATGTAGAGAAAGCATTTAAGGACACGGGTGCTCTTGCAGCAGGAGCAATGGATGAAAGAGCCGTTCATACGGATCGGGAAGGTGCTCCAGTATTGGTTCGATATAATAAAAAAGGCGAAGAAATTAATGAAATTTGGTATAACGAAGGATATAAGCAGACGGTTAAAGATGGATACGGAACAGGTGTTGTCGCATATCGTTACGATGAAAAGGCCCCAGAAAAAATTCCATTTGTCGTCAATTCAATTTTATTATATTTGATGTGCGAGACGGAGCCAGGTTTTACTTGCCCGGTAGGTTTGTCTCAATCTACTGCATTTGTTCTTGAGAAGTTTGGCTCGGAGCAGCAGAAAGCTGAATATTTATCTCCTCTCGCCTCATGGGATTCCCAAAAGCGTTTGGAGGGAGCTACATCGTTAACAGAAATTCAAGGTGGATCAGATGTTGGAGCTGCGACAACCCGGGCTGTTAAGAGTGGGGATCATTATTTAATATCTGGAGAGAAGTGGTTTGTTAGCAACTGTGATGCTGATGTAATGATTGTATTAGCACGGGTAAATGATAAACCGTCAACAAAGGGTTTGGGTCTATTCATTGTCCCGCGTACATTATCTAATGGACAAAGAAATAATATTTCAATTCTTCGTCTTAAAGATAAACTGGGAGTTCGTGCAGTCGCTAGTGGTGAGTTAGTATTTAATGAGGCCATTGGATATTTAATCGGGGATGAAAATGCAGGATTTAAATACATGGCAGAAGCATTGAACGTGTCACGTTTGGCAACAGGGTTGTCTGGAATCGCGATTGCAAGACGAGCATTTCTTGAGGCGGCAATTTACACAAATCATAGAGAAGCTTTTGGGCAAAGTATTAGTCGATATCCAATGGTAAGAGAAACTTTAGTAAATATGATAACGGAAATCGAAGCATCTTGGGCTATTCTTGCACAAACAATGAAGTTATTTGATACGACACATACTTATGACAATAAAAATGAGGAAGACTATGCAATATTGCGCATACTACTCTCCTTACTAAAATACCGTGGCAGTGAATTAGGTGTTTCGGCAGCCAAAGATGCATTGGAACTTCACGGGGGAAATGGTTATATTGAGAACTATGTCACGCCACGTTTACTCCGTGACGCGATTGTTAACCCGGTATGGGAAGGAACTGCAAATATTCAGTCCCTTGAGATTTTGAAGATGTTGCAAAAAGTAAGTGGGAATGGTTTGATTGCTAAACTTCAAGATGTATTAAAGGGAATTCATCTTGAAGAGGTAAAGGATATGAAAACGTTCTTTATTGAAGAGGTTAATCGCCTTGAAGAATTGATTGGTCATATACTAAAGCAAGATGAATATACCCAAACCGCGTTAGCAAAAAAATTAGCCGATGCCATGTTTGATGTCGTTTCTGGTGTATATCTGCTTGAAGAGGCACAGTACGATGTTGAAAAAACTGGTGATGGTCGAAGAGTACTTGCAGTCGAACAATGGGTTCGTATAAGGTTTGATCGTTCGGCGGACAAAGGAATACTATCAAATTTCAGTATTTCAGATGAAGTTTTTAATACGCTGGTGTGCTTTGAGGAGAAAAAAATCTAA
- a CDS encoding AMP-binding protein, whose amino-acid sequence MITIHSLLEKNAEKYPDKDAIITRSTRMSYLEMNKKVNQVARHLQGLGIEKGSRIAIISGNNVNFFFSYFSLLKLGAIPMPVNAKLTAGEMDAILKNVDANGIIFEREWASTVSATKGLPSSLVFNINSIVEKSTSNESSNLNLSIDIKDTCEILFTSGTTGVPKGVVFSHEQIFEVAHALSVGFNLTDEDKALTIMPLSHSAPLNNFTLAPLYAGASIVIDDFTPQSFLQWIHEEKTTITFAAPVAYLLASKEENIEEFDLSSMRVFAYGGSAMPLASFEFVTSKFKNNNFYQVYGMTEAGPAGCFLKPDEHITKNGSVGKTLLLNVDEMKIVDEDGSEAATGEFGEIVMKGKSLMTGYYNNSVATEEVIKNNWFYTGDIAYKDEDGYFFIVDRQKDVIIPGGINVYPREIEEVLVKHSAVYQACVVGVPHNEWGETVKAVIVLKENQHATEADLRKYVANYLAEYKQPRLYSFVEALPHTASGKILKQNVKEM is encoded by the coding sequence ATGATTACAATTCATAGTTTATTAGAAAAGAATGCTGAAAAATATCCGGATAAAGATGCAATTATCACTCGCTCTACCCGAATGAGTTATTTGGAAATGAATAAAAAAGTGAATCAAGTTGCTAGACATTTACAAGGGCTGGGGATAGAGAAAGGTAGCAGGATAGCAATCATTTCAGGGAATAACGTGAATTTCTTCTTTTCTTACTTTTCATTGCTCAAATTAGGTGCAATTCCTATGCCGGTAAATGCAAAATTAACAGCAGGTGAGATGGATGCCATTCTAAAGAACGTAGACGCGAATGGAATTATCTTTGAAAGAGAATGGGCTTCCACAGTCAGTGCGACTAAAGGGCTGCCATCTTCACTCGTGTTCAATATTAATAGTATTGTTGAAAAATCAACATCAAATGAGTCATCAAATTTAAATTTGTCGATTGATATAAAGGACACTTGTGAAATTTTATTTACCTCAGGAACAACTGGAGTTCCAAAGGGGGTTGTATTTTCACATGAACAAATATTTGAGGTTGCTCATGCGCTGTCGGTTGGGTTTAACCTTACAGATGAAGATAAGGCATTGACAATTATGCCTTTGTCCCATTCGGCTCCATTGAATAATTTTACACTTGCCCCTCTCTATGCGGGAGCATCTATTGTAATAGATGATTTTACTCCACAATCATTCCTACAATGGATACATGAGGAGAAAACTACAATTACATTTGCGGCACCTGTTGCTTATTTATTGGCGTCTAAAGAAGAGAATATTGAGGAGTTCGATCTTTCGAGTATGCGGGTATTTGCGTATGGAGGTAGTGCAATGCCGCTTGCGTCTTTTGAATTTGTTACAAGTAAATTTAAAAACAATAACTTTTATCAAGTCTATGGCATGACTGAAGCCGGTCCTGCTGGGTGTTTTTTGAAACCGGATGAACATATAACTAAAAACGGTAGTGTAGGAAAGACGCTCTTGTTAAATGTGGATGAAATGAAGATTGTGGATGAAGATGGTTCTGAAGCGGCAACTGGTGAATTTGGTGAGATTGTCATGAAAGGAAAATCCTTAATGACGGGCTATTATAATAACTCGGTAGCTACGGAAGAAGTGATAAAGAACAACTGGTTTTATACAGGGGATATCGCCTATAAAGACGAAGATGGTTATTTTTTCATAGTTGATCGGCAAAAAGATGTGATTATTCCTGGAGGAATCAATGTATATCCGAGAGAAATTGAAGAAGTATTGGTGAAGCATTCAGCTGTCTATCAGGCTTGTGTTGTAGGAGTGCCGCATAACGAATGGGGTGAAACAGTCAAAGCTGTTATTGTACTTAAAGAGAATCAGCATGCAACTGAAGCGGATCTTAGGAAATATGTTGCGAATTACTTGGCTGAATACAAGCAACCTCGCTTATATAGTTTTGTGGAAGCGTTACCACATACTGCGAGCGGCAAAATATTGAAACAAAATGTAAAGGAGATGTAG
- a CDS encoding MerR family DNA-binding protein: MKKTKKYSINEIASMFDISTRTIRYYEEVGLLKSEEREDKNQQRFFTAKERTRLKLILRGKRMGFKLEEIKEMVDLYENNPAGEKEKERIIEYSDKKIIEIEEKILELEALKAEILGNRKRIIEEK; the protein is encoded by the coding sequence ATGAAAAAAACAAAAAAGTATTCAATAAATGAAATCGCTTCCATGTTTGATATCAGTACTCGCACAATTAGATATTATGAGGAGGTTGGCTTACTAAAATCTGAGGAAAGAGAAGATAAAAATCAGCAACGTTTTTTTACTGCTAAAGAACGTACGAGATTAAAATTAATTTTACGGGGAAAAAGAATGGGTTTTAAGCTTGAGGAAATTAAAGAAATGGTTGACCTTTATGAAAATAATCCGGCTGGAGAAAAAGAAAAAGAACGAATAATAGAATACTCCGACAAAAAAATCATTGAAATAGAGGAAAAAATCCTCGAATTAGAGGCGTTAAAAGCTGAGATTCTAGGAAACCGTAAAAGAATTATAGAAGAGAAATAA
- a CDS encoding N-acetylmuramoyl-L-alanine amidase, with protein sequence MAYTIIDKFIPTSLYKLKAPFTMKPQYVTIHNTYNDASALNEVAYMTRNASPVSYHVAIDDKYAVQAIPFTRNAWHAGDGNGPGNRKSIGIEICYSKSGGQRYKEAEANAIDYVAHVLKQYGWGVDRVKWHRDWSGKDCPHRIFAEGRAQSVKDRIAKRLAELNAPPKEEIRMFNPSSPTLKAAYEQFLTDAIHKGVLTDKWLKDYKAGKLSLDDALALKVIVDQREGNE encoded by the coding sequence ATGGCATATACCATTATCGATAAATTCATCCCGACATCATTGTACAAACTAAAAGCACCATTTACGATGAAGCCGCAATACGTGACGATTCATAATACGTACAATGATGCTTCGGCGCTTAATGAAGTTGCCTATATGACCCGGAACGCGTCGCCAGTATCGTATCATGTCGCGATTGATGATAAATACGCGGTACAAGCGATCCCGTTTACGCGCAATGCTTGGCATGCGGGAGATGGCAATGGGCCCGGCAATCGTAAGTCCATTGGGATTGAAATTTGTTATTCGAAATCGGGCGGACAGCGATACAAAGAAGCGGAAGCGAATGCGATTGACTACGTAGCCCATGTGCTAAAACAGTATGGCTGGGGCGTTGATCGTGTGAAATGGCATCGTGATTGGAGTGGCAAGGACTGCCCGCACCGGATTTTTGCGGAGGGACGGGCACAGTCCGTGAAAGACCGAATTGCCAAACGTTTGGCAGAATTAAATGCGCCACCAAAGGAGGAGATACGTATGTTTAACCCAAGTTCACCGACGTTGAAAGCAGCTTATGAGCAGTTTTTAACGGATGCAATTCATAAAGGAGTACTAACTGACAAATGGCTCAAGGATTATAAAGCTGGAAAATTGTCATTGGATGATGCGCTTGCACTGAAAGTGATTGTTGATCAGCGTGAGGGAAATGAGTGA